In Leptolyngbya sp. 'hensonii', the following are encoded in one genomic region:
- a CDS encoding phage tail protein, with the protein MYSNTNNKPPTTNNKTNSSSTYALNYVTGNRFYVEMESTLTAWFTGCQGLGVKITTTKVQEGGVNNQERILLGPSSFSEVTLSRGLTNSLIFWGWMQQAMTGGRGLRRNINILIFNQAGQTMQCWTLLGAVPINWKAPALKADANAVAIEELTLAYEGLKVIANSGGGGITQLQQRDRLGYFSS; encoded by the coding sequence ATGTATTCAAACACGAATAATAAGCCCCCAACCACAAACAATAAGACGAACAGCAGCAGCACCTATGCCCTCAACTATGTAACGGGTAACCGTTTCTATGTGGAGATGGAAAGTACACTCACAGCCTGGTTTACAGGTTGTCAGGGCCTGGGGGTTAAGATTACAACCACCAAAGTTCAGGAAGGGGGCGTGAATAATCAGGAGCGGATCCTGCTGGGGCCTTCTTCATTCAGTGAAGTCACCCTGAGCCGGGGCTTAACCAACAGTTTGATTTTCTGGGGCTGGATGCAGCAAGCTATGACTGGAGGTAGAGGGTTGCGCCGCAATATTAACATCCTCATCTTTAATCAAGCGGGTCAAACCATGCAGTGTTGGACGTTGCTGGGAGCTGTACCGATCAACTGGAAGGCCCCTGCCCTGAAAGCAGATGCCAATGCTGTGGCGATCGAAGAATTGACCCTGGCTTACGAAGGGCTGAAAGTGATTGCTAACTCTGGTGGGGGCGGGATTACCCAGTTGCAGCAGCGCGATCGACTTGGCTACTTCAGCTCTTAA
- a CDS encoding VgrG-related protein, whose amino-acid sequence MPSYIADFMIEFGEVGGDNWTAASEELLGDILQLTVEESLHLPAMFTLVIGNSYMPVNEDDEPWRYDSLFQFGSGIRIGFASRTTQDENYSTGQTVESTYDIETDQFSTQTQRTYTYVIEGEVTAIEAHFSLQSQAPIVIRGYDISHRLHRGRYNRSFQNMTDSDIVTRIVREVGIQAGTIEATEGPYGYNDISGVNGYVFQENQTNMEFLRERAARHGFELFVENSKLYFRKPTAETTLTLVWQDTLLGFRVRASSAEQVSAVEVRSWDYSRKQPIVSIKSSAQVLTSTDQGDGNETASIFNGKPASPRMVVVDQPVFGIEEAEMIAQALYDELGGEFIYADARAEGNPEIRAGRVVKLTDMGKYTGQYYVTETRHLYDNNIYTTEFSVRGLRSGDLLSTIAPRHPLRPGQTFLVGIVTENRDPNGWGRVRVKFPTLSEEHNSYWARMVAVGAGASRGFDCLPEIGDEVLVAFEHGDIHRPYILGGVWNGIDKPPESFASAPNTINSVVSSGSDMGTVRLRTFKTRVGHQLQFAEQDASTTAALSETGQASGSATSLFGLAPLLGFKGNHLWTAGGHTLDLCDLDRAQVSCIQLKTSRQHGLKLNDAGSESGISLQTAARQSISLVDVPTALSLQPQINLNTSGNVVINAGSPPILGTLFSAGAFAALGAQASQVPGTAAQMLTAKVANFLSSIELTGGYINQLSLGGVTLVAGTGSSARVLPQQAYLTSPGISISAVPDSLSITLPTPGMLNLTGAALVNILSPIAITLTASVVTISAPTIVLNGNVTINGGLTLNGSFVKDGISRF is encoded by the coding sequence ATGCCCAGTTACATTGCTGATTTCATGATTGAGTTTGGAGAAGTGGGGGGCGACAACTGGACCGCCGCTTCAGAAGAACTTCTGGGAGATATCCTGCAACTCACTGTTGAAGAAAGTCTCCACCTGCCCGCCATGTTCACCCTTGTGATTGGCAATTCCTACATGCCAGTTAACGAGGATGATGAACCCTGGCGCTACGATTCCCTGTTTCAGTTTGGCAGCGGCATCCGGATCGGCTTCGCCTCCCGTACCACCCAGGACGAGAATTACTCAACCGGTCAGACAGTAGAATCCACCTACGATATTGAAACTGACCAGTTTTCGACTCAAACCCAGCGCACCTACACCTATGTCATTGAAGGGGAAGTGACGGCGATCGAGGCCCACTTCAGCCTGCAATCCCAGGCCCCGATCGTCATCCGGGGCTACGATATCTCCCATCGCTTACACCGGGGCCGCTACAATCGTTCCTTTCAGAACATGACCGACAGCGATATTGTGACGCGGATTGTGCGAGAGGTCGGGATTCAAGCCGGGACGATCGAGGCCACTGAGGGTCCCTATGGCTATAACGACATCAGTGGCGTGAATGGCTATGTCTTCCAGGAAAATCAGACCAACATGGAGTTCCTGCGGGAGCGTGCCGCCCGCCACGGCTTCGAACTCTTTGTTGAAAACAGCAAGCTCTACTTTCGCAAGCCCACTGCCGAGACAACCCTCACCCTGGTCTGGCAGGACACACTCCTGGGTTTTCGGGTCCGGGCCAGTAGTGCGGAACAGGTCAGTGCCGTTGAGGTTCGCAGTTGGGACTATAGCCGCAAACAGCCGATCGTTTCCATTAAGAGCAGTGCCCAGGTCCTGACCAGCACCGATCAGGGTGACGGCAATGAGACGGCCAGTATCTTTAACGGCAAACCGGCCAGTCCCCGTATGGTGGTGGTGGATCAACCCGTGTTTGGGATTGAAGAAGCCGAAATGATTGCCCAGGCCCTCTATGATGAGCTGGGTGGGGAATTCATCTATGCCGATGCGCGGGCGGAAGGCAATCCGGAGATTCGGGCTGGACGGGTCGTCAAGCTCACAGATATGGGCAAATACACGGGTCAGTATTATGTCACTGAAACCCGACATCTGTACGACAACAATATCTACACGACAGAATTCAGTGTGCGGGGGCTGCGGAGTGGGGATCTGTTGAGTACGATCGCCCCTCGCCATCCCCTGCGACCCGGCCAGACCTTCCTGGTGGGCATCGTCACCGAAAATCGGGACCCCAACGGCTGGGGACGGGTGCGGGTCAAATTTCCTACCCTATCGGAAGAGCACAACAGTTATTGGGCCAGAATGGTGGCGGTGGGGGCTGGGGCCAGTCGGGGGTTTGACTGTCTGCCGGAAATTGGAGATGAAGTTCTGGTGGCATTCGAACATGGCGACATTCATCGACCCTACATCCTGGGTGGGGTCTGGAATGGCATTGATAAACCGCCAGAGAGCTTCGCCTCTGCCCCCAATACGATTAATTCCGTCGTTTCATCAGGTTCTGACATGGGCACGGTGCGCCTGCGAACCTTCAAAACCCGAGTGGGGCATCAACTCCAATTTGCCGAGCAGGATGCATCAACCACGGCTGCCTTATCTGAAACCGGTCAGGCAAGTGGATCAGCAACGTCCCTGTTTGGCCTTGCCCCCCTACTGGGATTCAAGGGCAACCATTTGTGGACTGCGGGAGGGCATACCCTGGATCTGTGCGACCTTGATCGGGCTCAGGTGAGTTGTATTCAACTCAAAACCTCTCGTCAGCATGGACTGAAACTGAATGATGCAGGTTCGGAATCGGGCATCAGTTTACAAACAGCCGCCCGCCAGAGTATCAGCCTGGTGGATGTGCCCACCGCCCTATCCCTGCAACCCCAGATCAACCTGAATACCAGCGGCAATGTGGTGATCAATGCCGGGAGTCCCCCGATTCTGGGAACCCTGTTTTCTGCCGGTGCCTTCGCAGCCCTGGGGGCGCAGGCGTCCCAGGTTCCCGGAACAGCCGCTCAGATGCTGACCGCAAAGGTCGCCAACTTTTTGAGCAGCATTGAACTGACCGGGGGCTATATTAATCAGCTTTCCCTGGGAGGGGTGACCCTGGTCGCTGGCACGGGCTCCTCTGCCAGGGTGTTACCCCAGCAGGCCTATCTTACTTCCCCTGGCATCAGTATCAGTGCAGTACCGGATTCCCTCAGTATCACCCTCCCCACACCAGGGATGCTGAACCTGACCGGTGCCGCCCTAGTCAATATCCTGTCCCCAATCGCAATCACCCTCACTGCCTCTGTCGTGACCATTTCGGCCCCCACGATCGTCCTCAACGGCAATGTCACCATCAACGGAGGACTCACCCTGAATGGGTCCTTTGTGAAGGATGGGATTTCCCGATTTTGA